A genome region from Primulina eburnea isolate SZY01 chromosome 9, ASM2296580v1, whole genome shotgun sequence includes the following:
- the LOC140840951 gene encoding uncharacterized protein — protein sequence MGTKVTLSTAYHPQTDGQTERTIQTLENMLRACALDFSGNWSEHLPLIEFAYNNSFHSSIGMAPYEALYGRKCRSPLYWDEVGEKAITGPELIQETVDKIATIKERLKVAQDRQKRKVGTLAYRLALPPSMSRIHNVFHVSQLRRYVSDPSHILEAEPLLIEGDLNEGLTYKEVPIRIVDAKDQVLRRRTIPYVKVQWSNHTEREATWEFEEKMRNHYPYLFEGQDDPSFEDETYIKEGRM from the exons ATGGGAACTAAGGTCACCCTCAGTACGGCCTACCACCCTCAGACCGATGGTCAAACAGAGAGGACAATTCAAACTTTAGAAAACATGCTGAGAGCATGTGCCCTAGACTTTAGCGGTAATTGGAGTGAACATCTGCCTCTGATTGAGTTTGCTTACAATAACAGTTTTCACAGCAGCATCGGAATGGCGCCGTATGAAGCTCTGTATGGGCGAAAATGTCGGTCACCACTATATTGGGACGAAGTAGGAGAAAAGGCCATCACTGGACCCGAAttgatccaagaaacagtggataaaaTCGCTACAATCAAGGAGAGACTTAAAGTGGCACAAGACCGACAGAAAA GGAAAGTGGGGACACTTGCATACAGATTGGCACTCCCACCGAGTATGTCTAGAATCCATAATGTTTTCCATGTGTCACAACTAAGAAGATATGTTTCGGATCCAAGCCACATCCTCGAAGCTGAACCACTCTTAATCGAGGGAGACTTGAATGAAGGCCTTACTTATAAGGAAGTCCCGATCAGAATTGTGGATGCCAAGGACCAAGTGCTAAGACGACGAACGATTCCATACgtcaaagtacaatggtccaatcacaccgaaagagaagccacttgggaattCGAAGAGAAAATGAGAAACCATTACCCTTACCTTTTCGAAGGACAAGATgatccaagtttcgaggacgaaacttacattaaggaggggagaatgtGA